The Toxorhynchites rutilus septentrionalis strain SRP chromosome 1, ASM2978413v1, whole genome shotgun sequence genome contains the following window.
aaggatctaatatgatttaccgtttcatgattttcttcagcatgcaacacgatttactacagtactgaatcgatttaaattatacgcttatacgacacacaaactgcatcagcgtaatatacgcatatgatgcggattaaatatattttacgacaatgtacatcataaaattgacgtttattataccgatatgcgatttaatttgataatggtatataaaatcgagtttttacattttatgcgattccaaatatacacgatacatactttgattgatattatatgcgattatgatttattcggatttcttgtaagacttggcacgtgcaaaattatacgatttaatgtttgctgggtgagcttcaaatgaaaatcgactatttcgcattaagggggtattctagtctagaaatctgaaaaaatcgaaattttttttttaccatatttctgtagtttaggcattcaagaatatactttagaaaggacttatcgaaaatcctattatttacctagctagagccatcttagtgatgtggtatctaacctgttacggccatcacaatgaacttcaaacgcgtttctctcggaactagtttttttctaactggcgtacacgatatctcaagttctactgaacctatttatgtcaaatttatatgaaaataatctgcatacatctctctatcgcatgaaccaataaaaaattataactttttattttactatttttaaaaaatcggtaaacgcaaaaaaaaaacgttttaaacagcatttttgttttcaaacggccgccattttgttaaaacccatgtttttgacttgtccgaggttcatgccatagcgacatctttactgattcagaatctgttcgatttttttgtttcagataaccagaaggactggaatcgtgtacgccatggcacaacctttttttgaacaccctcacttcaccagcatgtaactattctaattatgaatattttttttccgtcctatttttgttttattgttgaaagatagataaacgaataatgatataatggatagtaaaaatattctttgttttatttttacggagttagaaaaaacgtccgaaattcgtgtctctacactagaatacccccttaacacAAAACCTATCACGAGGGGTCAAATAACCCATTGTAAGCTatcaatcaaatttttttttgaaaattacattgtcacaacataatATGCCTACACTACTTCTCTTAAAACATACAGCGAATGTATTTTTTAGTGTTACTcatctcttgttatttttttactgagaaattTATGTAATCTGCCCAGTTTCCAGCtatgtttacaaattttgaccgctgtatttacaggttatgttgaaaaaataccTAGTCATATTGCCCCAAGCAGGTATGTCCATTCCGCCCCGTACATTTACGctcaatgaaaatgaaatgatctTTTACATTAAACGGCAAAGCAGCACAATAAATCACAGgaaatgttcagaaataataCCAGTACGAATTGATATAAAGAGCAGAGTCATAAATTTCAGTATGAAGCGTACAGTGCTTATTTTCTTGATTGTTTTTCTTATATGGTTTTCGTGGTAATCAGTCAGTGTGGGATTTCTTTCAATATCTTTATGAAACAATTAAATTTGAATACGATTCTCACGAAGATACTCAATAGGAGTAGTTCTAACacagttgctggaaaataaatgttattGGATTAATAACAAGCCCAAACGAAGGGTGACCCATTTCTCCCCGCCTGGTGATATTGTCCCTACTTACCCTAATAATCTAGTCCTACGTTCCTACGGATATATCCCCGACACTAACCACCCGTATTTTTAGTCTAAAATCTTTTAAACTGAATCATTCAATCTTCATATGATTTTGGCGCCATTGGGTGTTAATTAGATAAGAGAGTTGAGAGTGAGAGATAAAAAATGTGTACTTACTGCTTCTTTATTATGTCGGATTGAAACTATTACAACATACAATGATATTATTATCACAAGTACTTTAATGAGAATAAGAATATACATCAATACATAAATGATTATTACTACTATTAGTTTATTGCCAATCACTGTCCACTTTCTCCCAATTTTCGATAAAGGTTCGGTCAATCGTATTAATCATCACATCCCCACAATACAGACAATCCGAAGCAAGAATATCCTCAATTTGGTTCTTCAAATACTCCTTGCTGGAAGATATGGTGTCGGCCGTTTGGCTTCCCGTATCCAACGGTTGATTCTGCGCCACAGACAGCTGTTGCTTCAGATGCATCAAATGGTTCACCACTTCTGGACCTGAAAGAAATGGATTTTTTAGATTGTGATATTATTGTCACAAATGCCGACACTCACTCAATTGCGGCAGAAGCTGACGCTCGAGGCACTCCCCGTGGAACTTGTGTCCACAGTGAAAGATGAAAAACGGTTTCAGCAAGAGGTAAACCCCACAAACGGCGCACTGCTCCTGCGCACCGATCGTAACCGATCGATTGCGGAAAGATTGCAGCTCGGAGCGAACGCGCTCCGCGGACTTGGCCGATTCTTCCATATCCTTGCGCTGTTCCTGGATTTTAATGTTGTACTCCTTCAGTGACTCACAGATCGCTTCCTTGAAGTGATCAATTTTCTGGAAGTCGGAAAAGTACGGTAACAGGTCCTCTATGCGAAGCAGATCGCACTCCTTGAGAATCTTCAACGCTTCCTGGACGTTCTCGTGTTTGCTTCGGATCTCCTCCTCGGCGATGATTAGCCATAATTTCTTGCGAAGATTGCGATCCTTTGGTTGGGAGGCGGTTGCCTTGGCTTGATTGATGTCGAAGGAGAGGGCAAGCTCCACCGCCGGAACCCACATTTCTAGCAGACACTGGAGAAAAACACTGGCGTccttaatttcatttttcagaGCGATTCGCAGCGCGTAATGCACATCGTAGCTAATCATGGAGATGTCTTTGCCCTGCGTTTCCAGGAAGGTTAGTAATTTATCTTTGAAGTGCTCACTGTACAGCTGGATAAGGTAGTTATGAATCGCTGGTTCCGAGCAACCGGTGGAGTGGATACAGTATTCGAGAAATTTAACAATCTCAGCCACATGCTTCGGACTGTCCAAGCAGAGCAGCGAGGGGATTAGTTTGATCGGATCGAGTCTCTTACCCAAAGCGATCAGCACATTGATCATCTCGACCGGGAGTTCCTCCATTATTACCGGAGCATATTTGTAGATCAGTTCCTGACGACTTTGCGCCCGCAACACTGCTAGGGCATCATCGTATCGATTCTGGTTGATATACTGCTGGATAACACTTTCATAATCCTGATGAATCGTTGTTAGTGCCGTCAAATTGTGACTATCCCCATGGGATGCCATCAGATCATAGATAACCGAACGGTTCTTCTTCATGCAATCCACCACGATGGCAGTCTGCATGAACGCATCGAACTCCTTCTGCAGTTCCCGCTCGCGCTCAGCATTCTCCCCGGCACATCGCGATATTTCGACCAGATACAACTCCACCATCCACACGATTAGCATTGTAATTTGCGTCTTCTCCTGGGGCTTCAGCCGGAcgaggcgatttttcaaatacaGCATTagtgcatcgttttgattgcgCAGCAGAAACTTCAGGCAGACTTCTTCGAAGCTAAGTTGCGTGCTGGAGTAGATGCGAGCCGCCTCCAGGAAATCGCCAACATCGAAGAACGATTGGGCCTGCTTGACCAGGACGATATCCCGATGGGCGGGGTTATCGTTGCAGTACTGCAGAGCAAGATCGAACTTCTGGCGGTCGGCGTACAGCCGCCAGGCGTTGCGCTGCTCGTTGGTGATCTGAAAATGTGTGAGACTCAGTTGAGTTTCGAATCATATTCACAAGGAGTAGAcaaaaaaagttcgaaaataGACTTGAATTGGACGGGAAAATGGTTATGTTAACGAccgcaattttgacgtaggactacgtctttcatttccataccagggtgtaaaatcaaagtttcgaaaacgaaagcgttacgccggagaccgagattttgagcgttaatagctcctaaacaactgaacgaaatgatatgataaacacttcattcgaaagataaaacgtctacgcgttatatacttgttacattttgatccaaaaacttgtttcaatagcattaaaattgctttcaaaacaggctattgaaagcaccaatcggtatataagcgagcgccgttcggaaatccactcagttataattaaaCAACGAtttgagcatgttgtcgctgttgtggtgaacttcgttcatcatgaaagcgctgatgaacggtgtcaccaagagcttggagagtgatgccacgatgtttactcaacaatttctcaaacgagaaatgggtgttgtgagaaaggatgagcgaacgcaaaaattatgtagactgatttgatgcaacagat
Protein-coding sequences here:
- the LOC129762534 gene encoding vacuolar protein sorting-associated protein 18 homolog yields the protein MASMFDQYSSALIKENPGDPDPANQPQSSGYVSVRLKKEAPIFAKQKMNLNLPAGILFLSVQNDWVIILMTNLTILRMNIKQPDRFTEVPIDKYVGGLKPTNLFLDHLGAHLLVTFAPKSPGFTPEVLYLQRNSFKPKFISKLKDQDITAVAFNYSNQSESMTGPILLGTSKGTIWEVDVGIDGGDKLVQQNIRQVFDVGTGGESRPITGIEFHMRQDQKNIHCIILVLTLDRIYTFHETIRQAESKMTYGQLQKVFNSYLNIPEQLNDFGHVVSKLHYSRLEFNYEEDFPKSFGCLTEDGINYQEIDPKMDTPKFVVQKELLPYPTQEDTQLPSENSYKMVTKSNVPVSFVLTDFHAILLYPDHVTAISLLNYQIVYEEYFVEQYGRLTNVVKDVRSNVTYVYSNKMIFRYKITNEQRNAWRLYADRQKFDLALQYCNDNPAHRDIVLVKQAQSFFDVGDFLEAARIYSSTQLSFEEVCLKFLLRNQNDALMLYLKNRLVRLKPQEKTQITMLIVWMVELYLVEISRCAGENAERERELQKEFDAFMQTAIVVDCMKKNRSVIYDLMASHGDSHNLTALTTIHQDYESVIQQYINQNRYDDALAVLRAQSRQELIYKYAPVIMEELPVEMINVLIALGKRLDPIKLIPSLLCLDSPKHVAEIVKFLEYCIHSTGCSEPAIHNYLIQLYSEHFKDKLLTFLETQGKDISMISYDVHYALRIALKNEIKDASVFLQCLLEMWVPAVELALSFDINQAKATASQPKDRNLRKKLWLIIAEEEIRSKHENVQEALKILKECDLLRIEDLLPYFSDFQKIDHFKEAICESLKEYNIKIQEQRKDMEESAKSAERVRSELQSFRNRSVTIGAQEQCAVCGVYLLLKPFFIFHCGHKFHGECLERQLLPQLSPEVVNHLMHLKQQLSVAQNQPLDTGSQTADTISSSKEYLKNQIEDILASDCLYCGDVMINTIDRTFIENWEKVDSDWQ